The segment CGTTTGTCCTGATCGGTAATGTTGATCTGGATCTGACGGTCGGCAAAGAAGCGTTTCATATAGGCCGGATAGTAGCCACGTACCTGCACATCACCGAAGAACAGCCATTCACGGTTCTGCTGCATGGTTTCCATCACATCCGCCGGGCGGCAGCTGAGCGGGTAGAGCAGTGCGCCGAGCAGCATGTTACCGATTTTGCCGTCTTTAACGATTTCATGGCAGGCTTTGACCGCACGGCCACTGGCGACCAGTTGATGATGGATGGCCTGATAAATCGCCTGCTGGTCACTCTCTTCCGGCAGACCGACGCCGGTAAAGGGCGCGTGCAGCGACATATTGATTTCATTGAACGTCAGCCACAGTTTCACCTTGTGCTGGAAACGGGTGAATACCGCGCGCGCGTAACGCTCGAAGCAGTCGATAGTGGTGCGGCTGCCCCAGCCGCCGTATTTTTTGATCAGCCCATACGGCATTTCATAATGCGACAGCGTGACCAGCGGCTGAATGTTGTATTTCGCCATCTCGTCGAACAGGCGATCGTAAAAGGCCAGCCCTTCTTCGTTTGGCTCGGCTTCGTCGCCCTGTGGGAAGATGCGCGTCCAGGCAATTGAAGTACGCAGCACGGTGAAGCCCATTTCGGCGAACAGTTTGATGTCTTCCGGGAAGCGGTGGTAGAAATCAATCGCGGTGTCTTTGATACCGAAATCACCGGCGTGGCGTTCAACGCGATCGCCAAAAATGCCTTTCGGTTGCAGATCGGAGGTGGATAAGCCTTTGCCACCGGTCTGATACGCGCCTTCTACCTGGTTGGCGGCTACGGCACCGCCCCATAAAAATCCATCCGGGAAACGTAAGGTCATCTTGTAACTCCTCAATTATTTCACCGCACTGAGCAACGGCGCACAGGCCGTTACCGTTGACGGTTGCAGGGATAAAACATCAATAAATTCATCGCTGTTACTGACCACCACCGGGGTGGTGAGATCGTATCCGGCCGCCTGAATGGCGCTCAGGTCGAACTCCAGCAGCAGATCGCCCACTTTCACCACATCATCGACGGCGACGTGTGGAGTGAAAAATTTGCCGTCCAGTTTGACGGTGTCGAGACCGACATGAATCAAGACTTCCGCACCGTCGTCTGCGGTCAATCCAATGGCGTGGTGGGTGCGGAAAAATGATGACACCACACCATCAATCGGCGACACCACGCGGCCATTATCCGGCACAATTGCCACACCTTTGCCCAGCAGGCCGCTGGCGAAGGTTTCATCTTTGATCGAATCCAGCGCCATTACCTTGCCCGAGATCGGGCTAAACACGGTTTGCTTGCGTACCGGCGAGGCGTCGCCTGCCGGAGTCGGGGCGGTTTCCACTACCGGGGCGGGAGTGGGCAGGCCAAACAGCCAGGTGGCGACGGTGGCGAACAGCAATGCCACGATGGCACCGGCAAAAGAGGCGTAGACGCTGGCGTCGATGCCGCTGGGCGGCACCACCTGAATAAAGGTGAAGATGCTGGGGAAACCAAACGAATAAATGGTGGTATGCCAGAAACCAAGGATTGCGGCACCCAGTGCGCCACCGATGCAGCCAAAGATAAAGGGACGACGGTTGGGCAGGGTGATGCCGTACACCGCCGGTTCGGTGATGCCGAAGATGCTGGCGCTAAAGGCAGAACCGGCCATCGCCTTCACTTTGGCTTCATGGGTACGCAGCATCACGCCGAGGGTGGCGCCAGCCTGGCCGAGCACTGCTGGCATCAGCAGCGGCAGCAGGGTGTCGTGGCCGAAGTTAGTGAGGTTATTCAGCATGATCGGTACCAGCCCCCAGTGCAGACCGAAGATCACGCACACCTGCCAGATGGCCCCCATCACCGCACCGGCGATGGTCGGGCTGAGGCTGTAAATCCACAGATACCCCTCCGCCAGCATGCGGCTCAGCCAGGTGGCAGCCGGACCGATGGCGAGGAAGGTCAGGGGCACGGTGATAATCAGGCACAGCAGCGGGGTGGTGAAGTTACGCACCGCGCCAGGGGAACGCGGATGTACCACCCGTTCAACCAGGCTGGCAACCCAGGAGGCAAAGATAATCGGGATCACGGATGAGCTGTAGTTGATGATCTCCAGCGGGATGCCGAAAAAGCGTAGATTCTCGCCCTGCTGCTGCTGTTCCAGCGCGGTGAGGATCAGCGGATGGACCAGCGCAGCGGCGATAGCCATGCCGACAAACGGGTTGCCGCCAAATTTTTTGCTGGCGCTGTAGCCAAGCAGGATCGGCAGGAAATAAAACAGGCCATCGCTGGCGACAAACAGCAGCTTGTAGCTGCCGCTCTCCTGATGCATGACACCCAGCACCAGCGCCAGGGCCAGCAGTCCTTTGATAATACCGGAGGCGATCATTACCCCGATAAACGGGGTGAAGATGCCGGAAACCAGATCGATAAAGCGGGCGAACAGCGTTTGTTTGGGGGCATCGGCACGGTCGCTGTTGTCGTTTTCCAACCCGTGACGACTGGCTACCTGCTGATATACCTCGCCAACGTGGTTGCCAATCACCACCTGATACTGGCCGCCGCTCTCCACCACCATGATGATGCCGGGATTATTCTTCAACGCCGCGGTCTGGGCTTTACCCGGCTGCTTGAGTTTAAAGCGTAAGCGTGTGGCGCAGTGGATCACGCTGATGATGTTGGCTTTACCGCCGACACCTTCGACAATTTCGTCGGCCAGTTCCTGATATGGCATACCTACTCCCGCTGATAATCGCTGTTGTTCTCGGGTTGTCCCGGATTGGAGGCAAAAAAAAACCTAAATCGCACCGCGCTCGAAAACTGAATGCGGTGCGATTTAGGTTTTGCCTGATTTGCAGTAACAATCCTGAATCGCGCCCATCTTCAGCAATCAACGGCAGGCTGGCAAGAGGGGAAAGGGAGAAAGTGTGAGCCGAGTCAAAAATCCCGCTGTTACGGGGCGGGCGGAGGGGCAGTGGTTTGCCCCGCCAGGGCTTCTTCGTTCTGCATCAGGGCGAAAAACGACTCCAGTTCACGCAGCATCATTGAGGCGGCAATCGATAGCTGACGCTGCGGGGCGACGCACAGCGACAGGGTAAACGGCTTCAGCATGCCATCTATCAGCGGGATAAATTTCAGTTCACCACGGCGGTATTCATCCACAATATCCAGCCAACACATCAGGCTGATGCCCACGTCATCGCGAACCAGCGAACGCAGCATATGGATATTGTTGGTGCGGCCTACCTCATTCAGGGTGATGCCGGAGCTGTTGATCAGGGCCTCAAGCGGCTCTGCCAGCATCAGGGGGGCGGCGGGAACGATAAACGGCCAGGATTCACAATGGCTGAAGCGGATAGTTTCCAGCTTGGCCAGCGGGTGTTGGCTGCTGACCACAATACCCAGGCGTAAATCCGCAAACGACTTCACCAGCAGCTCGCGCGAGCTTTGTGGATTGAGCATGATGCCAAAATCGGCGTCGCCATTGGTCAGCGCGTTAGCGATATGGATGTTGCTCATGGTGGTGAGCGTAAAGGAGATACCGGGATACTCGGTGCGAATGCGTTGCAGAATGGCCGAGAAAAAGCCGCGGTTGATGGCATCAATGGTGGCGATATGCACATGACCGTGACGCAGGCCGCGCAGATCATCGAGCTGGGTACAGACGCGACCAAACTCTCGCTGCCAGTTCCTGGCAGCGTTCAGCAAAATTTCCCCGGCTGCGGTCATACGTAATCCTGATGGATGACGTTCAAACAGCGGCATATCCAGCTGCTGTTCCACCCGCAAAATCTGTCGATCGATGGAGGATGCCGAGACATGCAGCGTCTCGGAAGCCTTGCGCAGTGAACCCTGGCGGGCCACCTCGGTGAAGTAGATCAGAAACCGGGAGAAGGCGAACATAGCGGGTGCTCTCTTTTTTGCAACGCATCGTGCGAATTAAACAGATGGACGCTTACACACAGGCAAAATAATAATCGCAATCACGATAAAAACAAGACTACGCGCGGCCTCCCGGCTGATGACGTGTCCGTCGTATGCAGGATTATTATGAAGCAGGCAGAGAATCTGGCTGTCACCGTCATCGCAAAGCAGTTCAACGGTGCTGGCAATGTATTACTGACCCTGGCGTCTGCCAGCGGCCACCCACTACCGGTGTTTACCCCCGGTGCCCATATTGATGTGACCATTCCCGACTGTGGCAAGCGGCAGTATTCGCTGTGCTCGGCCGCCGGGGAGGCACACTATCAAGTTTGCGTCCGTCTCGATCAGGCATCGGGCGGCGGCTCTCGCTGGCTGCACCATCAGGTGCAGACGGGGACGCGTTTAACCATCTCCGCACCACGCAACCATTTTCCGCTGCCGGAAGCGCCGCGTACATTGCTGTTTGCGGCGGGTATCGGCCTGACACCGTTGCTGGTGATGGCTGAGCACCTGGCGGCGCAGAATGCCGAGTTCACGCTGCATCTGTTTCTTAAACGTCACGATGAGCTACCGTTTAGTGCGCGTCTGGACCAGCTTGGCTCGCGGGTGGTGCTGCATTACAGCAGCGAGGGCGATAGCCTGCGCCAGCGAGTACCAGAAGACCTCAAAGTAGCGCACAACAGCGTGCTGGTGAGCTGTGGACCGGCGGGTTTTATGGAGCATCTGCATCAACTGGCGCAGCAACATGGCTGGCGTGACGATCAACTGCATAGCGAAAAATTCAAACCTGATGTCACCACGCAATCGATTGCTGGCGACGTGTTCACGGTAGAAATCGCCTCCAGCGGTGCGCGTCACACCATCAATGCCGATGAAAGCATTGCTGAAGTGCTGGAGCGTGCAGGGATCGACATCGAACTCTCCTGCGAGCAGGGCATGTGCGGAGCCTGTATTACCGGCGTGCTGAGCGGTGAGCCGGATCATCGCGATGAAGTGTTGAGTAAGAAAGAGCGCGCGGCGAATGACTGCATCGTGCTGTGCTGCTCACGCGCCCGTACCCCGTTACTGGTACTTGACCTGTGAACGCGTATCCAGGCGCGACAGGCGCGCGTTTACCCCGCTGGCTGCTCCCGCAGGACTGGCCGATGCATGGCGATCATCCAGTGCTGGCGACACTACATTTTCGCGAAGATGGCACCCATATCGAGCCAGATCGTGACGTTAGCGGCTATCTGGCGCTGAACGGCGCGCTGGTGCTGCCGCCGTTGATTGAACCTCACGCCCATCTCGATAAAACCTTCACCGTGCAGCGCAGCCC is part of the Pantoea phytobeneficialis genome and harbors:
- a CDS encoding glycoside hydrolase family 1 protein translates to MTLRFPDGFLWGGAVAANQVEGAYQTGGKGLSTSDLQPKGIFGDRVERHAGDFGIKDTAIDFYHRFPEDIKLFAEMGFTVLRTSIAWTRIFPQGDEAEPNEEGLAFYDRLFDEMAKYNIQPLVTLSHYEMPYGLIKKYGGWGSRTTIDCFERYARAVFTRFQHKVKLWLTFNEINMSLHAPFTGVGLPEESDQQAIYQAIHHQLVASGRAVKACHEIVKDGKIGNMLLGALLYPLSCRPADVMETMQQNREWLFFGDVQVRGYYPAYMKRFFADRQIQINITDQDKRDLQNTIDYISFSYYMTGCVTTNEEENQKARGNILSMVPNPHLASSDWGWQIDPEGLRILMNLLYDRYQKPLFIVENGLGAKDKVEADGSINDDYRIQYLNDHLVQVREAIEDGVEVMGYTCWGPIDLVSASKAEFSKRYGFIYVDRDDNGNGTLVRSRKKSFFWYQEVIGSHGASLK
- a CDS encoding PDR/VanB family oxidoreductase, with translation MKQAENLAVTVIAKQFNGAGNVLLTLASASGHPLPVFTPGAHIDVTIPDCGKRQYSLCSAAGEAHYQVCVRLDQASGGGSRWLHHQVQTGTRLTISAPRNHFPLPEAPRTLLFAAGIGLTPLLVMAEHLAAQNAEFTLHLFLKRHDELPFSARLDQLGSRVVLHYSSEGDSLRQRVPEDLKVAHNSVLVSCGPAGFMEHLHQLAQQHGWRDDQLHSEKFKPDVTTQSIAGDVFTVEIASSGARHTINADESIAEVLERAGIDIELSCEQGMCGACITGVLSGEPDHRDEVLSKKERAANDCIVLCCSRARTPLLVLDL
- the bglF gene encoding PTS beta-glucoside transporter subunit IIABC, yielding MPYQELADEIVEGVGGKANIISVIHCATRLRFKLKQPGKAQTAALKNNPGIIMVVESGGQYQVVIGNHVGEVYQQVASRHGLENDNSDRADAPKQTLFARFIDLVSGIFTPFIGVMIASGIIKGLLALALVLGVMHQESGSYKLLFVASDGLFYFLPILLGYSASKKFGGNPFVGMAIAAALVHPLILTALEQQQQGENLRFFGIPLEIINYSSSVIPIIFASWVASLVERVVHPRSPGAVRNFTTPLLCLIITVPLTFLAIGPAATWLSRMLAEGYLWIYSLSPTIAGAVMGAIWQVCVIFGLHWGLVPIMLNNLTNFGHDTLLPLLMPAVLGQAGATLGVMLRTHEAKVKAMAGSAFSASIFGITEPAVYGITLPNRRPFIFGCIGGALGAAILGFWHTTIYSFGFPSIFTFIQVVPPSGIDASVYASFAGAIVALLFATVATWLFGLPTPAPVVETAPTPAGDASPVRKQTVFSPISGKVMALDSIKDETFASGLLGKGVAIVPDNGRVVSPIDGVVSSFFRTHHAIGLTADDGAEVLIHVGLDTVKLDGKFFTPHVAVDDVVKVGDLLLEFDLSAIQAAGYDLTTPVVVSNSDEFIDVLSLQPSTVTACAPLLSAVK
- a CDS encoding LysR family transcriptional regulator — translated: MFAFSRFLIYFTEVARQGSLRKASETLHVSASSIDRQILRVEQQLDMPLFERHPSGLRMTAAGEILLNAARNWQREFGRVCTQLDDLRGLRHGHVHIATIDAINRGFFSAILQRIRTEYPGISFTLTTMSNIHIANALTNGDADFGIMLNPQSSRELLVKSFADLRLGIVVSSQHPLAKLETIRFSHCESWPFIVPAAPLMLAEPLEALINSSGITLNEVGRTNNIHMLRSLVRDDVGISLMCWLDIVDEYRRGELKFIPLIDGMLKPFTLSLCVAPQRQLSIAASMMLRELESFFALMQNEEALAGQTTAPPPAP